TCTTGTGTCCTTCCATGTTATAATTGCGGTCACATCTTTGATTGTGTAGGCATTCCAATCTTTGGAAGCCTTCAAGGTATGACACAACAACAAGCCATTTACTCTCACGCATTGTTGGTCGCTCATCAAAGATTGCCCCAAGTTCAAAGACCAATATGCCGCTCAtaagaagaaaggagggaaggcGGCCGTGGCTGAGGAGGGAGGCTTGCTCAAGAGGCCGAGGGCAAGACCAGCTCGAAGGCCGACGAGAAGCGTGATGCGTCTTCCATGGCCTTGCAAGCAACTTTGGAACGCATGATGAGTCCAAAAGGAagtgagggaggagagaaggagcAAAGGGAAGGAGGAGCGAATGAAGATATACCTAGAACTCCAAacgaagaagcttgagatggaggaggccgaCAAGAGGAAGCTTGACATTGAGGAGTCCGCTCAACTGAAGAAGCTCgagatcgaggccaccaatgccgatcCCAAAGCAAAAGAGGTGGCACTCGCGATCATGAGCGTCGACAAGAACAACATGTCACCAGAGAGGAAGCTTGGTTCGCGAATCGTCAGAGGAGATGTTTGCCAAGACGGCCTGAACTAGGTGAGACCTTGGTCGTGGACTATGGCCGTTCATTTTAAAGGCTGACTGGTGTGCCGGCCGCTGGCTTTTGTTGCCGGCGTGAAACTGGAGGGTGACCATTCTATAGGCCGCTGGCGTTGCCGGCCGGCATGAACTGGCGTGAACCACGGCCAACGTTGGCTTGAACTATGGACGCTGCCATTTAGCTACATCTTCTGTTGCTTTCCAAAATTTGCATGCACGTGGACCAAATGCGGCAAAAGATGCGGCCATGTGTTGGGCGCACGCCCGCAGCATTCACAAATCCAGACGGCTGTCTCCCATTGCCACCCCCAAACGGGTGAAATTCAGACAAAACGAATGTCTGCGGTCGTGCGTGGGAGTTGCCCTTAAAACAGATTTAGGCATAGAAAAAATTCATTTATAGGCGAATCTTTAATTTATTCTCTCCGTGTATTATGGAGAAAGAAAAAGAGGAGGGCCCACTGGCATGGTATGGACGGCAAGCTTGCACGATGCACGTGCACCGGCCAAACTCAATTGGTTTACAGGACTACTACTACGGTACACGACTAGGGCATACCAGCAAAAATTTAGCAGGAGCTTTGCCCGTAGATGCAAACCGGCAGGCAATTATAATCTCGGTTTATAAATAGCGGCCACCCGCACCCCTCCTCCATTGAGACGAGACGAAAGGAGGAGAGGCGTATCCCTGCCCGGCCACCCAAGCCAAGCCCCTCCCgaatctctctctcctcccctcccctaccATTGCCCCCCGCTCCCCCTCCCCCACGACACGCACAGATCCACCGTCCGTCCATGGCCCCCGCAATGAGGCCGGAGCAGGAGGCGAGCTGCAAGGCCACCGAGGACCACCGCTCCGAGTTCGACGCCGCCAAGCCGCCGCCCTTCCGCATCGGCGACGTCCGCGCCGCCGTGCCGGCCCACTGCTGGCGCAAGAGCCCCCTGCGCTCCCTCTCCTACGTCGCCCGCGACGTCGTTGTCGTGGCGGCGCTGGCCGCCGCCGCGTGGCGGGCCGACAGCTGGGCCCTCTGGCCGCTCTACTGGGCCGTCCAGGGCACCATGTTCTGGGCGCTCTTCGTCCTCGGACACGACTGGTGCGTTGTTGTTTCCTCTTTCTCGCTCCCGGCCACCCCAGATCGACGCGTGCGGCGTGCCACATTTGGTGCTACGGAGTACTACCTAGTAGCACTGCTATCATACGCCTGTCCATCTGATTCACCTATCTATCTACGCTTGCAGTGGTCACGGGAGCTTCTCGGACAGCGGCACGCTCAACAGCGTCGTCGGCCACCTGCTGCACACATTTATTCTCGTCCCGTACAATGGCTGGTAACAATTTTGTACATACATTTTACTAAGTAAACCAGGAGGGAAGTACTACTTTGCAGGGCAAGATTATTACTCGTTCCGTCGCAAATGTGTAGTAGTACaaacttttgttttgttttgttgagaAATCTCCGAGAGGGAGAGAACCCGCGCCTGAATATGTTACTCGAAAAGAAGTTGGAAAGGGCAATACAAACTTTGCTGTTGCGAAGTAGCAACTTCCCTTTTACTACATGTACAAAGCACTGTTGCCTGTTAGGCATGTCTGTTCCACCGCTGTTGACCCATGCAAGCGGCCGCAGAGAATTTCTCTTGGAAAAACCCATCTTTCTTAAACACAAAAAAAGTTTGATTGAATCACTGCCGACAACGGTTTGTTTACTAGGAGCTGGCGGTGCTGCACAGTCTTCAAGGTCCTTCCAACACCACACACCAATGCTGGAGTACTAGCTGTACCATTATCATGCATGCATCTGAGTTTCTTTAGCAACATATAATTAGTTTAGGAGTAATTTATATGGAGTGGTACCAATCTGGCATTAATCAAACCTTTTCTGAAGCCGATCTGAATCTGATTTGCTATGTGTGTGCAGGAGGATCAGCCACAGAACGCACCATCAGAACCATGGCCACATCGAAAAGGACGAGTCATGGCACCCGGTTAGTACCACTAGTCCACTACTACCATATACTGCACTCTACTGCATGCACATATTTTTTTCCAGCATGTCTCCATCACTGCAATTCCCAAAGGACTTTGCTCAcataaagaaaaaaggaagaaactcAGAGCAGCTCGATCGATGGGCAGATATTTTTCTTGACAACCCTCCATCTTGTATTTTATACTGACACTCGGTAGTAAAAGTTTAGAGTTTGGCATAATAATAATTGAGCAAAAGTTGAACAAATATCGCATCTGGCTGCTGCATGAATCATGGAGGTGATAGCTAGCAGTGGTACTAGAAAGAGAGCAACGATGCACCTGCCTGCTTTTTCAGCCGCTGCAGAGGCACCACATGTTGACATGTTGTGCAGCAGCAGCATCAAAAGAGTCCACATAATTTAAGATCCAACAAACAAGTGATGTGGTCCGTCCGTAGGTAATAATGCCAAACACAACTAGCAGCGGCAGCTAGTAGATCTATTCATGTCTGTCACGTGATCAGATCTGCCGCTAAGCTAAGATCTTTTTAGAGAGAGAAAAGAGAGTACACATAAAAAAGATTATGCCTAGTTGATCAGCAGAGATCAACAAAGATGCGCATCGAATCTTAACTCGGCTGAGCCACCTAACATTCTAATTACATCATTTCGTGGTGCATATATTCCTTTTTAtggcatcttcatcttgcttgtcaTCAGAACAAAAGCATGTATCGTTTCAAAAAAAGAACAAAAGAACAAAAGCATGTGTGTGTTTGTGGCAACCAAAATTCTAATTAGATAGATACTTGCAACCAAAATTCTAATTGATTTAAATTGTCTCACAGTCGCAGATCTGCTGCTGATTAAAATTAGTCATCACAGATCAAAGATGCACATCGAATCTTAGCCTTTTTGGCTAGGGCATCTCAAAATGCCCAGTCCTTTTTTCTTATTGTCGTTCTTGCCCTTTTTGGAATCAAACCACATTTGAGCATCTGCACTATCTGACAAAACAGTCACCCTCGAGGCCAAGTGTGGACTGGAACCACAATTCTAATTGCATAATTTGAAATCCTTAACTGAATATTCATTCGTGTAATTTGTGTTCCATCTGCTTAGTTACTCCTAGCTTATGTGGGACTGATTTGCGCAGATCACTGAGAAGGTGTACCAGAAATTGGAACCACGGACAAAGACACTGCGCTTCTCAGTACCGTTCCCACTGCTGGCTTTCCCTGTTTACCTCGTAAGAATCTCTTCTTGTTATTCTGCTGGTCGCTTGTATAGGTCTGCATCTGTATGCATCCTGAACTTAAACCTAAACTGAATCTCCCTTGATTACTGGATGTTCCAGTGGTACAGAAGCCCGGGCAAGGAGGGCTCACACTTCAATCCGAGCAGCGATCTGTTTACTCCCAAGGAGAGGCGTGATGTGATCATCTCCACCACCTGCTGGTTCACGATGATTGCGCTGCTCATCGGCATGGCGTGTGTCTTTGGCCTGGTACCGGTGCTCAAGCTGTACGGGGTTCCATATATTGTAAGCAACCATACAGAATCTACAACTCTTAACTGTTTAGTTGGTCAGACTTGCTTCTAAGCAACTCGCACTGAACAACTAACTCAAGTAGCACTGTCTCATGTCATTTGAAACAGGTGAATGTCATGTGGCTTGATTTGGTGACGTATCTTCACCACCATGGTCACCAGGACCTCCCTTGGTACCGCGGCGAGGTACTTGCCTGCTGTATTAATTCATTGCAAGTATACCATGGTCGATGACAGTGCAGGAAAATAGGACTACCCTAGTTTCTGAACATCTTAGCTACTGTTAGTGTTTATACCCACTGGAAGAAAACATTAGCTGCACAATAAACTCACTGGCGACAGTTTTTTTGCCTTGTTGATACGTTTTGCACTGCTATGGTGTTACTATTTCATTCAATGTTCATGTCGCCAACAAACCAATGCTCCCCAATGACTATTGCAGGAATGGAGCTACCTCCGTGGTGGCCTGACGACCGTGGACCGGGACTATGGATGGATCAACAACATCCACCATGACATTGGCACCCATGTCATCCACCACCTCTTCCCCCAAATACCTCATTACCACCTAGTAGAAGCAGTAAGTTCAATACTACTATGCTGAATATATATACGTACCTCTTCCATATATTGTACTTGTACATGCTGAAATTGCAACTTTAACCTTGGTTTTTATCAACAAATCCAGACCAAGGCAGCAAGGCCAGTACTGGGCAGATACTACCGGGAGCCGGAGAAGTCAGGCCCGCTCCCAATGTACCTCATCACCGTCCTCCTCAAGAGCTTGAGAGTCGATCACTTTGTCAGCGACGTGGGAGATGTCGTCTTCTACCAAACCGACCCCAGCTTGAGCGGCGACAAGTGGACCGGAACCGACAAGCAGAAGTGATGAGATACTGGAAACTGAAGTTACTACTGTTCAAGGAAGAATGCATGATAGAGATAGAGACATCGATAGCCTGCTGAGAATAAGCAGAGGGTGCTTCCAGCTGAAATCAAAGCATGGAAGCTCCGCAGCCAACAAACAGGATGCGTTGATTGGTTCATCATGAGATGAGATTCAGATCATTTATTAGAGCTAGCATTCTCCCATTGCGATTGTAACTAGCAGATGTTGTTTCAACTTTATTACAAATTTTGAATGGAATGTGGAACAGTGTAACAGATTGATTAATTATTATCCAAATCGATATTCTGGCATCTGTGACCCCTTTTTCTGAACTTTGTGTTTCTCACTGCTGGAGTTATGCAGATCTGTCTAAAGTTTCTCCTGATCTTATCATTGGTGCtttattgtttttgttttgagAAACAGAGGTTATATCGATTCGACAACACAGTTGCAGTACTTGCAGTCTTGTTGAATACAAGGTGATAAGGCCAAGTACAATGTAATTCGGcgatgacaactttagttgtaaGCATGGCAATTTTTTTTCGGATGACAAGTTTCAGCTTTTCTTTTGGGGTTATTTTTTTTTGGATGGCAATTTTAATTGTAAAAAACGTCAGGGCCGAAGTGCATCATGCTACACATGTGGCACttattatttaagaattttttgttTAGAAAAATAAACCAGTTTTTACTATAGCAAAGAAATAAGCTCAGGATACTACCAGGATCCGGAGATGAGCAGGGATGTCAACTTTTAGTTGTAAGCATGACAATTTTTTTTTCAGATGGCAAGTTTCagcttttcttttggttttttttatggcaactttagttgtaaaCAAGGACATAGCCGAAGTGCTTCATGCTACATGTGTAGCACttattatttcagaatttttttgcttagaaaaataaaccaatTTTTACCGGAGCAAAGAAATAAGCATTGATGCTTAAGAAAAAAACAGTTTTTCTTACTAAGCACATTTCTTTCTTGGCCGGACGCTGGTGTCAGACCATGTCCAATGTAGAGGATCTTTTGAGGGATGGATCTTGGAGATGTGCTTAGTAAAATAAACTCAGGATAGGAATGTGCCGACCCGGATCTGGCTTTGGATCTGCCCCTCTGGCCCCATAGACAATTTGAAAGGCCACGGGTCAACCCATATAAAGAATAGTCAGTGGTCTCATTGGTCTGATGGGCATTTCGGGTCGACTCAAATTCTTACTTTACATTACGGACAAATGAGATGTTAAAATGATGCACGGCTTCACGGAATTCGATTAGTGTAAAAATTAAGATTTCTAATACATggttaataaaaaaaatcaacccGCCTGCTTGTGATTTTGTACGCGCTGAGACAAACTTGTTGTTTATACACGCAATCGTTCATGGGAAATTATACGACACACTGCGTCGCAAAATTGGGTCCCATGACAATGTCGGCGTGACGGAGATTGCAGCTGCTGTGAGATATAAGACTATAAGGTGGGCTGACCCCGCTAGCCCAAACGGGTCACCTAGTACCGGCTCTGTTCACCCTAATCCTGTTTGAGACCGACCGCATACTAACCAACAATCCCTATTTGACAGCCGTTAGCGGCAAATAGATGTGCTTTCGCTGAAGCCAGCCATCTGCCGCGTCCACATGGACCAGCCCACGACTTCAATGTTGTTTTGTTCAGGGATCTAGGAATGTTCTGGAAGGTTCCTGcccagttttgggaaccttctagaaggttactGAActggttttttcttttgtttttatttaatgttttttgggttttctttttggtttttttccttttttctggttttcttcactttttgtttttagtcacactttttttcttgatttttcctATGATTCTTTCTTccgggtttttttgctttttgatttttctctctttttttgtattAAAACATGCTCATCAtatattagaaaaatgttcaccatatattaATAAAATGTTCAACGTATCTTAAAAAATATTCAATGTATTTTGGAAATTGTTCAGCCGATATCAAAAAAATCTTCAACCTGCATTTAAATTTTTTTCAGCGTATATAAAAAAAATGCTCAATGTGTATTAAAATTGTTTAGCACGTATTACAAAAATACTCAATGTGTGTTAATAATTCTTCAGCGTATATATTTGTTTTCATGTTTTTCAACTTTTGTTCCTGCTTTAAAGGTTCTATTTGCATTTTgaaatttgttcacattttcaaacATTATTCGTATTTTTTAAGAAAAATTGTGCACTGTTTTTCCAAGAAaggttgaaaattttgaaaagaaaaacagatCTGCCACTGTAGCTAGTACTTAAGCTTTAGCACTGCGTTTAGCAGGCCAGAGTTGCCAGCTCGAGTGGCTATCAACCGTTCTTTGTAAACTGACGTTCCGAGTTTTTTTTCATTAAGATTTACATCGCCACCTGCAAATGGGCCGGCCTGTTTGCGCcccttcctcaaaaaaaaaaagtttgTGCCACCTTCAGCGAAAGGTCTACTATTGGACGCACACAGGCGTCCCATAAGAGCTCTCCACATGACCCATTGGCCTCAAATTTTTGGGTCGGGTCAGCGATCCATGTCAGTCTCCATCCGAACACGTTTAATGCCTGAGTATCTCGGCAAAAAGTGACTCCGaacataattggtttgatgccaacaattggcattgccaatatttggcaagccaacatttggcaaaattaaaatttgccaaatattggcaactttttgtgaggttgagaagaaaaattggtagccaaccaatcactagccaacatttggtagttgccaaatattggcatgccaacttttggcatcaaaccaatcatgCTCTCCATCTCTACAGGCCAAAGCTTTCAGCCACAAGGGATCTGGTACAGAGTCATACCTCTTAGATCCACCAAAAATAAAATTGCATCCACCATCACAGATAAAGAAGGTTATTTTGGTCAAAAGCAGCACCAACGTTACGGAGCAAATGTTCGCTGCGGTGAGATGCTCCAGAGCCACAGTACCACGCATGGCATCTGTGGGCATCCGGTTTTCAGAAAAAAAAGCATGGCAGTTTTTTTATTTTAGTGCAATTTTCGTCAATAACTGCCATCTTTTGGATCTGGATCCTGTGGCTCTGGAGCATCTCACCCGGCCCAGAgaatgtcagcctgttaacatgaccGAAATTTTAAGATCCCAGAGGAAACCAGAGGAGCGGCCAACGAGTTTTGCCTGATCGCCTTTGATTCAACGATGACGTCACTCGCGGTCTCACCAGATCCAGTGATCATTGCACACACATGACTGAGCATTTGTATAAAATGGAAGGCACACTGATTAAGATACAATAGCAAGGATTCAAATTGTACAAACAAATTACATGCATGATGCCCATACTGTATCTCTCAACCACTGGCAACCTATAACAGATTCAAATGCTGTCCATGCTGATACATTTATCCATGCTGACTGAGAAGGGATGGTATGGTGGATCAAGCTGCAGGCCCTGGCTGCATGGCGCTGCTGATGGACTGCACCTGCGTCTTGCCGCTGGGGCCCTTGGTGCGTATGTACTTGCGGTAGTCGCTGAAGGTGACGGCCTCCTGGTACAGCGCCGGCGACCCCGGGCCGACGAGCTCGCTCGCCGGCGCAACGGGGAGGTTGCCTCGAGGGTTGCAGAAGAAGGCGATGGTGAAGCGCTCCTTGTCCGAGTTGACCAGCGCACGGTGCTCCACGCTCCTGTAACGCCCGTTGCTCAGGATCTGGAAAATCACACCAAGATATTTTAGAAGCTTCAGAATCAAGCAAAGCAGTTTTCGTAGGAGGCTCTGCTGTCTCTTTCATTCAACTTCTCTTTGCATGCATGCACCAATGTCATCAGCTTTCTCACGTATCTGGACTGCATGGCATGCTACTGTGTGTGTAACTGTCATCTTCTGGTACGTGTATATGCAGATCATGCATGCCAACAAAATACTAAAGTCAGTGCAGCTGGCAAGGGCAAGATCTAGCAGCATACTAGTATATTGATCAATGAAGCAGTTCGGTAGTTCAGTATATGTACATGTCGAAACTTCAGAAAATGTACAAGCTAGCTGGATCTACCTAGAGGGTTTTAAACGTGttgcctttcctttttttttttaGCTCCCCCCGTCTATCATCGCCCCAGCAAGATCAAAGGATGCCATAAATTGCTTTGACGATGAGAGTTAGGCGCATAACAACATGTAAAAGCTGCTACCCATAATTCACTATGATGCTTAAATAGGCACGCATCCAATGTATGTATGCTGGTCAACTtgaattaaaatcaaatattttgattcgttgtactaaatcagcgacaattaatatggataggAGAGAGTATCATAATTCATACCAAAAAAAAAGATCTTATTAACTACATGCATAGGGGTTCGCTCCATACTATCCGAATTCTGTATTGTATTTAATCTCTTGCAAAGAAGCCAAGAATATATGGTATACTCTTGACTTCCTTATAGATGCAAACAAATTAACATTAATTTCATACGTTAGCTTCATCAGCACAAATATATAGTGATTGGGTGTAATGAGAACGTTACTACTTTAGACAAGATAATCCAAGATACAATGATACATATACATCAGATTGACAGAAAAAGGTAAGTAGGCCACAGCGATCACCTGAATCTGATCACCAACGTTTACAAGGAAGGAACCTGGGACTGGTTGCACGGTGACCCATGCATCTCCCTTGCGTACCTGTGTCCCCTCGACGTTATCATCAGTGAGGAGCAAAGTGATACCACCAGGGTCAGAGTGAGATGAGAGACCAAGGGTGAGCTCAGGCTGTGGGCATCTTGGATAGTAGTTCACACGCATGGTAGCCGAGATGCCATCACTGCCACCAAAAGCATTATGGAGGTAGTCCTCCTCCAGCCCTAAGCTACTGGACATAGCCTTGAGCAAGACTTGACAGAGACTTATTAGTTGGCATGCATACTTCTCAGTGGCTTCCCTGCATAAATACCAAAACAAAATGAAATATGGACAAATAAAATAGGAAACTGTGTAACCAAACATATCAGGAAACTCTAAACTGCAAGAACTTATAAAGAATGAGGATAAATTA
This window of the Triticum aestivum cultivar Chinese Spring chromosome 5D, IWGSC CS RefSeq v2.1, whole genome shotgun sequence genome carries:
- the LOC123120533 gene encoding fatty acid desaturase DES3 — encoded protein: MAPAMRPEQEASCKATEDHRSEFDAAKPPPFRIGDVRAAVPAHCWRKSPLRSLSYVARDVVVVAALAAAAWRADSWALWPLYWAVQGTMFWALFVLGHDCGHGSFSDSGTLNSVVGHLLHTFILVPYNGWRISHRTHHQNHGHIEKDESWHPITEKVYQKLEPRTKTLRFSVPFPLLAFPVYLWYRSPGKEGSHFNPSSDLFTPKERRDVIISTTCWFTMIALLIGMACVFGLVPVLKLYGVPYIVNVMWLDLVTYLHHHGHQDLPWYRGEEWSYLRGGLTTVDRDYGWINNIHHDIGTHVIHHLFPQIPHYHLVEATKAARPVLGRYYREPEKSGPLPMYLITVLLKSLRVDHFVSDVGDVVFYQTDPSLSGDKWTGTDKQK
- the LOC123120534 gene encoding jasmonate-induced oxygenase 4 isoform X1, with translation MASSNLLDWPEPIVPVQTLSNSGMSSLPQQYVKPPSERPSGVTNDPNLSIPVIDLASFSNTPEHHQEMLKAIASACKNWGFFQLVNHDVDTEAVRRMRSAWREFFDLPMEEKKAHANLPVTYEGYGSRLGVEKGAILDWSDYYFLNLFPSDIRNLDKWPKIPTDLREATEKYACQLISLCQVLLKAMSSSLGLEEDYLHNAFGGSDGISATMRVNYYPRCPQPELTLGLSSHSDPGGITLLLTDDNVEGTQVRKGDAWVTVQPVPGSFLVNVGDQIQILSNGRYRSVEHRALVNSDKERFTIAFFCNPRGNLPVAPASELVGPGSPALYQEAVTFSDYRKYIRTKGPSGKTQVQSISSAMQPGPAA